Within Coturnix japonica isolate 7356 chromosome 13, Coturnix japonica 2.1, whole genome shotgun sequence, the genomic segment ataaaatgctcaGAGATTTGATCAGCCTAGCCAGGACTAAGGCAAGGGCTTTTCCACGCTCATAAAATCAGAGTAGCATTAGCAGAGAGGTATATTAACACAAAGAACATCTCTCTGTTGCACAATAGAGCAGAGAAACACTAAGCCTTCAGTACTGCAGAAATCTGCAAGGCCTGCTAAAACCCAgaggattttaaaaataagatctGAGCATCACTCTTAGCAATGAGCAAATACAGAGGCAGGTGTGACACTCAGTCACCTCTGGTTTGTTATTCTAGACTTCTTTAAGTTCCATTTAAGCTGTGCATTTCTGCTCTTGTGATTCCAACGGAGGCTGCTCCCTTCCAATGCAAAAGCTCAAAAGATAGAAATTGTAAGAAGGAACAAAGCATGGAACTTTCATAGCACAAAGGAACAGATACGATACGTGGAGCAGCTTCTGAGACAAATTAGGACTCCTGCTAACAGAAACAAATTGCTTCCTCTTCCCCTGCTTTAATATATCTTCCAAGAAGGAGCATTACattgtagtattttttttacacataaattgggaaaaaaaacagtttccGAGTCAGAACAGTCTGTGGCTGACACATcaaattgcattaaaaagggCGCATCCTGCGGCTCAGTTCTCTCATTAGATTGCTCAAACAAGAATCAATCCCTTTTAGCCGGTTCTCATTTATTGCTATAAAGTAAAGTACCCACATTCCTAGGGCCAGATCAGCatttttccagtttgtgctGAGGCGAGCATTCTGCAAGAGAACGAATAACAGCACCCTAGTGAGTCCCAGTCCCACATCCCTGAGTCATTAGCAGACACCTTCAGGAAGATGGGGCTTCTCTTCTGCAACAATGGCTCAACAAGGAACCCTCTTCTGTTCTATTCCTTCCAGTCTTGAAAAATAATCAGGGGTGATAATCAAAAATCTTTGCCTTCTCTTGTATCTTCTATCCAGCGTCCACTTCAGCTCCAATGCTGAGCATTCAGAAGCCCAGTTATGTGTCTCTGACTTAAAAACCAACTATAACTTCAGCTAGCTCTTAAACTGCCAGCTGCTACTCTTTTCTCCAGCATTATCTCCACAGTCTAGAGGGCTTCTCCAAAGAGCTTGTTAACACATAACAGCAGAGAGACTTCAATTCACTCCAAGCCTATGGAAACAGGGAAGCAGTCTGCACTTGAAGTCTGTCACATCATCCACCAGCCTGGACTATGCTAATCACATCCCTCAATGAGCTGTAAGAGCTGTCATTGTCAGACTGCACTTCATCATTGCTCTTGCAGTAGCAGTGATCAGttcatctttttcccttttaatatCAGCCATTACGTCATTCTCCAGCATGGAAAATAGGAAGAGAGAAGGTCAAGAAGTTCTTAATTAGATGggtttttattgctgtgataGTTCCATTCTAGCCTCAATAAGAGAGAGCTGCAGTACAGGCAGCAAGAGCTGGAAGGCATCTTGGATGTAAGAAGCGCTGTTTGAAGCCtatgaaaatgattaaaaaaagaaaaaaagacatatgAATAATTATGCTACCAGTCAGCTTCACTAGCCTTATACTCATTTCAAACAGCATTGATTAATGTACGTAAGAAACAAAACCCTATTGCTTATTGGGTCTTTACAGCTTCTTTCTAGAAACCAATTTAATATAAGTTTTTGAGGGGCATTATGTTACTCAACAAAAAAGCAACTGGCCTAAAAGCTGCTATACAAGATAAAGTGTGATCCAAAGTAGGATAATGCTTTGTGTAAGAGATAAAAGGCATTTCTTCCTAAGAGAAACATAAGCACACTGTGTCAGGAAGGAAGAATACATCAACAAACATCCGTTTCCCATCCCACCTCTGAAGTTCAGAAGCACTGAAGGacagtgctgggaaatgctgggACTCCTCCATGCTGATTTATGAGCTTGTCTAAGATTTGAATTCAAGCATTCCACAAAAGTGCTAGAAATCCAGATATCTGAACAAACTACTCTGCAGCTTCTGACCCATGATAACTGTCAGCTGGGACCACCCCAGCTAAGCTCACTCTTCACTCTTCATGTCCTGTGAAGATCTACAGGCATTTATTAAAATCTGTGAGTTATCAGACAGTTAAGGAGAATCTTAAGACTGCAGGTTACACAACTTTGCGTGCAAAAGGACAGTGAGGTGGAAAAAACAGTGTATCTATTTTCTGAGTATTAGCTTAAAGTTTTAACTTCAGCATAACTGACCTCCAAAAACACTCCAGTGATTAAGGGATTAAGCACATCTGCCTTCTCTTTGACCTGCAGAGACCAGACATATATTATCTCGATTGAAAATTTTATCATATTACTTCAAGCGAAATAAAGCTAAACCCTCTATAAGGTTACAGTCACCATTGCTCCCTTGACAATATGAAAGCTAAGGCACAAGGTGGAGACGATCTGCCCTGCAGCATGCAAATAAGAACAAGGTAATCCACACGCATTCAGTGCAGACCCTCTTCAAACAAACTGCAGGCAGTCAGAACGTTGAGAGGTAAGGATACCATCTTCAATAACATGAATGTTTTGTAATATCTACAGCAGGATCACAAACCTTATTTCCTTCCGTCTCATCAGTATTGCCAGCACCAACCCCCACTGCCAGTCTGTGCCAGGCTGAATAACTTTGGTGGCATTCAAAAGCTCAGCATACATTCAGCTGCCACAGTCTACAAAAAAGTCATCTAGGAGACCAGACTACAAAGCAAAAACCTGCATACATAAATGAGGAAGCACAACAAGTGCTTTATGGTGAGGATTCCAGTGCTGGGCTTTAATCAAGTAATACATCTCATCTCTAAGAACTATAATGCAATCCTTACCCCTGCAATCGTTAAGCACGTAGTAAACTCTTTGGAGAAAGATGACAGTTCCTTACACAGCACAATTGTCACTCTGTGGAAGAACAGTGGAAAGCTACGTAGTAAATACAGTCTACAAGGAACAATTCTCTTTTAGCATTCATGTAAAACACAAATACCTTTTTTCCCCACGTACATAAAGCTAAATTAAACCAAAACTGGTACACAGCATTTCAACAGTTTATGAAGACCCAAAAGTTCCCcaaagaaatgggagaaaagtggaaaaataagtaaTCAAAATCGAAGATGTGAGAGAGATTTCAGAGAATAGACGCATCTACTCAAAAAGGAACAGTACTAATTTGCCTTTATTACCGACAAGTACCATTTTCTGAAGTAGAAAGTACTGTGCAATCTTATAATGTTCATAGCCTAACCAACTAGatgctgctgcaaagaaaaatcccCCATGCATTACTTGTATGGTCAGGCTATTAATTAGTGCAGTAATTTTATAATATCACATACCTAACAAACCACGTGACTATCAAAGGCGTGACTACAAGTCACTTTTATACCGTTGTTTTTTTGTCACATTTTAAATTTCCATCTATTAACTAGCTGAAATTGTTGGGGAAAACATTCCTCTTGGCTGTAACAGTTTCTAAGCAGGGTTCCCTCTTTCTTATCAATAACTTGTCTTCAAACTAGATAAAGACAGTTGAATTACACCTATGGGTGGCATCCCTATCGTCCAGCAGCAAACACCCACACAGAATTCAAGAGCTCAGTATCCCTTGGAATTGCAAAGAAGCATTAAGCAATTTAATCATAGTTTATTACATGCCAGACATTTATGAAGAGATAAACTTACTGTGAAAGGGACTTGGCTCTGTCTGTGGCAGTCACCTCCTGTTTTTGACcatgcagaaacaaagctgcAGTTTTGTGGAACGTTTCAATGGAGTATGCTGTCAGTTCAGCCAGACTTCTTATGGCAAACGCATGAATATCCTGTAagagttaaaacaaacaaactcccACGTCATACGAGAACGAGCAGCCTTtgttatttaaagcaaataaataatacaatgTACTATCTGCCTTTTCACATCCCCAAATCTGTGCAGAAATAGAAACCCGTAAGTTCCAATAATCACAACTGTAACTCAGTAGCCAGAAACACACTGTGGTCAGATACAGCCTTATTCCATTGGTCAGTTACCTCTACTGATTTTTTAACATCATGGTCACCACCTCCAGGTTCTACTTCCTGGTTTTCTTcgctctctttttcttctttaggaaGACTGCTGTTGAACTGTGCTATCCAATCATGAGCAGATGTCCTCACCTGTATGAAGGTAATGACTAAAATGAAGCCCCACCACATACCACAAAACACAGAATGCTCAGTCTCCCTAAGGGAAGGAAACAGCTACATCAAACAACCACAGTAAACTATCCTAGCGCCTTCTTGACTCTGTAGAAGGTTAACTGCATGCATGTAGTAGAAGACAATCATTACTCTAACACCAGGTGCTGGGATTTACCAGCAGGGCCATGATTAACATAGGAGCTTCAAAAGCATGTCTGCAGAATGCTGCTGCCACTTGGTGGAACTGAAAGGTAGTGAAACAATGGCAAGGAGGGCCTATCTTCTTCATACCAGCTTCTGAACATAGTAAAACCAACTGATTTGTGTCAAGAGCAGGGCTGCAAATCACAATAGTAGGTTGGTTTCATTGCAGTGGCTGATAGCTTACTGCTAAATTTTCTTTACCACCAGATACTACTGCCCAATGATTGGGCAAAGACCTGCTGATGCCCATTGATTCTGAGCCACAAATACTACAGAACATGATTTTccccataaaataaaaagaaaaggcccatttcttttaattccaaTTGCCAAAGGGTCTAAAACACAGCTTGTCTTCATGGCTTTTCACAAGCAAAGCAGGACTGAGAAGCAGGTCTTACAAGAAATCTCTCCAGCTTttagagaaagagaaacaactCACCATGATCAGCTTATTTGGCTTTGTGGAGATACGCAGttctgaaaacagctctgttaTTTCCTTGGTGAACTCCTCATCTcctaaaggaaagagaaggctAAAGAATCCCCAGAAAGGACAGATACAGGAAACAAGCAGGACTTTAATGCACAACTAGTTCTGCACAAGTCTGTCAGCTGTTTCCTACATTTCTTCTTGAATCATCAACTCAGACAAGGATGCATCACATCTGgtcttttaaatataatttataatgTAAGTTATGAAAAGGTGGGACGCCCGTGCCAGAAGATTAGCTTTTGCTCTCTCAGTCCTGGTTCTTTAGCTAAGGTAATTCAATTTTTACAAGCAGGCAATCTATAACACATcaaataaacacagcattttacAATGCACTAAGTTGTGCTTTACCTTGGAGAGTCTGAAATATTGCTTAAAGCCTACAGTTCTCCAGTTATATACAGCAGGGCAGATGTTAACAGTGGGAGAGAGGCTGTGAGATCCATCACAGAAATATAAGAGATACATTAAATGCTAAATGTTAGCAAGTGCAGGTGTGAGCCCTCCCTGATGAACCATTCAggtaaaagaaatgcaagaaatttACATTTATACCTGCATAATCTTCAAGAATCAGATGGCTTCTCTGTATGGAGACACCTGTAAGTCTCTTGGTCCCCTGGTTAAATCTCACTTAAAAAGTAAGAACATTTGCTCTCCCCTAGGTTAGATAACCTATTCAAAGTCTTTCCTTCATGAACAGAGAAACCCAGTGTCTCCTTGCATTATGAATATTGGCTCAAGGTCAGTTTTAAGAACAGACCAGAAGTCAAGTTAATCTAATCCTGCTCTGTCAGAAATTGAATGATTTCTGCTACAGAATTAATACACAGAAGCCTTACAATGACAAAGGGCATTGCTACCAGTCATGCTCCTTGCCACAGGTGGCTTTAGAATTAAGCATctagagaaaaaataactgtgGCACCACATCCATTGCCAGCGCTCTCATGACTAGTTGGTTCTGCATCGAGAATTTCAATTAGAACCAGCTTCTCCTTCCAGAACCCAGgtttttacctttcttttcttcctcttcttcttcaaCGAATTCAgctaaagaaaatgcttcattgAGTTGCTCCATTTCCTCTTTCACTGCGTCCAACTCTTCTCCAGAGAGGGCATTTAGACCCAATTTCACCTAGTTAGGGGCAGAACAGCCAAATGAAGAGTTATTAagtccagaaagaaaaagaaacaagatggAAGACGAAGTACTCATTTACATTGCATGTAAATACATTACAGACCACTACTAATGAGAAAGTAGTGTTTTCCTACATGAAGGttgaaaaggaaagacaagTTAAGTAACAGTAGATTCATAAGGAATTGTTAAAATGATTCCTTTATAAAAATCTGAATGACTTCTGAATGCATTTGCTGCCCTGTTTCAGGGCAAGGAGAAGGGCTGTGCCTCCAGCACTAATCTCCTCCAGTAAACAAGCACCCACTTGGTAAGGGGTTGCAGAAATGCAAGAACTGAGGTTGGTTAGCCAAAGAGAATGACTCTAGGAGCTGAGGACAGGACAAAATGCATCCCAAAAAAACCAGATTATAATGCAGGAGTCAAAGTGAAGTTGTACAATCAATCATTTTCTAACAAGTTTTGAGCACTTGATTTTGCATGTATGTACATACAtctcagatctttttttttcctgctcagctGAACtcaaaaatagaaggaaaattgCTCATGGCCATTACCTTTGATTCACACTCTCTAGAAAGCATCTCTAAGGCCTCCAGATGTGAAAGACCCTGAAACTCATCAAACAGTAACCCATAATGGGCTTTCTTCTCTGTAGTCATGGTAACCTCAGTAGCtgtctgctgctcttctttctcctttgcctctcGTAAGacctgcaaaagaaatgcagaggacTCAGGTCAATACCAGAAGATACAGAATTGGGTAAGAGAAAGCTTTAGGTTCAACAGTAAGAAACGGCTGCTTAATGACAGGATcgcaaaagaaaaaacaatgagaaaccAACAAGCTGATATGGAACAGCTGTACCTGAGATAACGTAGAGGTTCTGTTCATTAGGCCCTTTGTTTTTTTGAATCCAGGGTCTCCCTCAGCTATCACATCCATTGTCTTTTTCCCAATGAATTCCAAGGCATCCAGACCTCCAGTAATAACAGTTTTTCCCTACGAAACACATTTGGATATTGTCAGTGCATAAAAGTCACACAAGACCATAGAGCTGAAGAAATGAGACTGAGGCCATGTTATGCTAGACAAGCCAAATCGATCCTTGTCATCCCAGAATTCAACCCTATTCATCAAAAATAGAGTAAGGACAAGAAAAGTGCCATGATACACCATCAGTCAACAGTTTAATACAACACTCAAACAGCTCCATGAATCTGACACgaaatattattattctgtGAAGGAGCTGGTTCTCAGcacactgaaatatttagttTCTGACACTCCAATCAGAAAATGCTACACATGCGGGCTTCAATTGCTAAACTCTTGGAAAGCTTGCTTCTGCTTTTAAGGCTTAAACATCTGCAGCTATTTCATATTCATGGGAGAATTGACAAGACAGCAGATCACAAAGGCACTGTTTCTACAGGTACGGGACTCTTTGAAGTCTATTTCTCACGGTCACAGGAGCAAGCTGATTTCCAAGCAATTTGGGCTGGTTTCATGAGTTTCTGAAGAGGAGAATGAGTTCAATTCTCAACAGTTCTCTGAAAATATTCCAGGAATGAGTCTGACTCCATTTGACTGAATGCCCTAAAGGAAGGGAGCATAGATAACAGTACAGAGGTGACATGCATGGGAATGCATGCATTACACGGTTCACCACTGGGCATCCATTTTATATATCAACACTTTAAACACAACTAACAAAACTAAAGACAACCTGCACACCAGTGGCATGAGACACCAATTGAAGGTTGACATATTCCCTTACTAATTATCTCACAAAAGCCAAAATTAAAAGTTTCCTGATATGATGCTTTGGGCAACAGTCTCAAATGTATATTCTCCTGCTTTCCCAACTCACTCACTGTGCTCTGAACAGCAGTAGAGATGGTTGATAGAACTCCAAAAGCTCCAGCAATAGGAAACGAACCGCCATCACCAGCTGCATCTGTGCTGTTAGCACTGGGATTCTCACCTCCTGCATTAGAAGGTAGAAAATTAGCCTCCTCACTCCCACAGAAAGATCTTTCCAGCTTCTGAGTGCACAAAAATAACACACACGATGTGTCAGCAAGAAGCAGGGTTAGAATTGGGATTGTTGGTTTTAGCACTTCGGTATCTACACCAGTATGAGAGACAGAAGTAACATGCTATCATCTGGGGACTGATTATATTgacatttgtttcagtgttgtTCTTACGCAATCAAAACTGACCTCTTGTAGCATCTCTGGTCTCTGAAGATATTTCACTAGGGCTGGGGATCCCAAGggttgtttctgctttttctatGACATTTGAAATACCTTGACCTAGAGAAGACAGCAGCAGTACTTCATCCACGTGGTATATTTTATTCCTcatcagaacagaaacagcatcAGATATGTACATCATTTTTCTACTATTTCTGGCTTATTCCTGTCCAAAACAGTTTAATTCACACTAAAACATACCACTATTCAGTCTGTTTACTTTCCAGTGTAATTAATTATGATTTCATTCAGGTTTTAAATCAAGCTGCaaagttttaaaacattaaattatTCAAACACCTCAAAAACTTGGTAGTTCTGGTTGAGTTCATCTCCTTAATCTCACTGTACTTTTTGGTATGTGCTTTCTCACTACTTGAATAGTTGTCTTGGCATTTTCCACTACTTGCTTCTACCACAGAAACCTcattctcaagaaaaaaagagctcaCGAGCCCCTGAAATGTGAGGTATggttaaaatatttatcaaatacCAGAATGAGACTTACCAACAGTAGCTACAGTAGCAGATGCAGTTGACAGAAGGGATTTCCCCCAGCTTCCCCAGTATCCCCATCCTGACTGAGATGCAGGAGGTTCTGAAAccttaaatgaagaaaaacagaaaagagcaatTCAGGTAACAAGAAGAACAGACTCAGACTCTGCTGGGTAACTCATAGTGCTGCTTCTTTTGGAATGAACAGCAAGGTGAAGTCTCAGAAATCTTCCACATACAAGGCATGAAACTCCAAATCACGTTATTCAGACTGAGCACAGACACACACCTTGGAAGTTTCAGTTGTGGGCTTTTCTGGGCCAACAGACTGACTTGGGGCTTTGGGTTCAGGTCTTTTCCGAGTCATAGGCACAGGCTGTTTCTCTTCATTGCTCTCAGCGCTGCCAAGTTCTTCCACCTTCTGCTCATTCTCATCTTCACACGAGGAGGTTTCCTCTTTCAGATTTACACCGTTGTCTTCTTCAGACATGACTACAGCacccacagaaagcaaagcagataaaataaCCTCTCGCTTTCATGCTGTGACATTAGTTCAAAAGCAGCACACCTGTGCTTTCAATAATTAAGCGCAACTCTATCAGAAATCCCACCTTGTTGCCACACGTACCTGCACAAACAGATTATGTTTTTAAGGGAGCCTGTACATCGAGTTCAGTCTGACCAGGAGAAATGTCACACCTGGAAGTTTAAAGTCCCACAGGAGCAAGCAGCCCTATCTCAGCAACACACCCTGACTGCAAGAAACGCTGCcagctctgaaaagcaaacaaaacacacagcaggcgattaaatacattaaatacaaacaaataaacacccCACCAACATAATGTAATTGCATGGGACCAGAAGGGGTTGGATACCAATGGGGGGACAGCTGTTAGGAAGCGGGCAGGGAGGGAGACAAGCAGCTGGTTTGcttttatacatataaatatatatacttatatatacttatatatactTAGGGCTGAGTTATTTCGGGGTGCTCAAACAGAACACGGGAGGACTCAGTCTCTGTACCCAGCAGGGGTGGATGTCCCCACGGGATCCCTGTGCTCCCCCAAACCCAGCGGCCTCCCCGctgcccatagagcccccccagccccaaaggGGCACCCCAAAGTCCCTCAGCAgcactcccagccccatagggcgCTGTTAAAGCTGCACTAAGGCggcccatagaaccccccacCTCACCAGCCGGGCCGAGCCAGGCCGCCAGCTTCGCGCACCCCCAACCGGGCGGACTGACCATAGAGAGGAGTTGCAGAGAGGCACCAGCTGGATGATAGCGGAAGTGCGACGCACCCGGAAGAGCGAGAGGGGGAAGCACATCCGGGTTTAATGGCTGGTTGTGGTGTGTGAGGTGAGGGCTCGGATCGGCTCCGTTCGGGTCCATTCGGGTCGGGCCGAACCTCTCCCAGCGCCGCGGTGACGTCAGGTTTCCCTTAGAGACCTCAGAACACAACggggaggcagctgctgccgGGACGGATCGGGACCAGCGCCTCAGCTCGGCGTAGAGGTGCGGTGAGGAGTGCGGCCTGTAGCGTGACGTCACCCCCGCATGACGTCATCACCACATGACGTCATCAACGTCTGACGTCATTCACATCTGACGTCATCTCCGCGTGGTCTTATGGTCTGACTTCATTCATGGGCCTCACACCCCCAGGTTTCCTTTGCCTTTGCCCGTTGTTTTTCCTTGGAGCTGATGGCTTTGCTCCGTCACACCTCATTGAGCTGCAGGtgtctctgtgctttgcagtggACTCAGACCAGACGGTCTTTAAAGGCCTCTctcaactcaaaccattctatgatcctgcTTTGCCCCACTCACACACAGTTCACACCTTCAGCTCTGTGTCAGATGCTTCTCCAGGTCTGAAGTTCAGTCCAGGCCACATAAGACAtccacacagaatcacagaattgtaggggttggaagtgacctctagagatcatcgagtccaacccccttgccaaagcaggctccctacaccatgtcacacaggtcTGCACTTCAGCCCAGGCTGCAGTCAGAGCAGAGCCTTCCCACACAAGTTATCAGTAGGTGCCATTCGGTGCACGTTGTCACCAGTTAACTTGCTTGGAAACCGCCATAAAGCCAAAATACATTCCCACAGTGTTTGCCAGGGGTGGTGGGAGGATGGAGCAGACTGTGAGGTGTATCTCAGTGTGTTGCTTTGCGTTTCTCCGTGTGTGAGATGATGTTACGATCGCTGAGCTCAAAGCGGTATCACTTGCAACCTCTCGGGCCCCAACCTTGCAGTGCTTTATTAATGTGTGTAATGTTAAGTACTCTCAGTGTTTCCACTGACCTCAGTGGGGCTACTTAGAGTGCTTTAAGTTAAACGCAAACATTTATTCAGGATCAGTGCCAAACATGACTCATATAAGCGTACGCATCATGGATTTTTATCCTCTTGCTGCTATTTGTTGTTACAACTTCCAATCTCCTAAAGGTTCAATATGTTGAGCTCAGCTCCAGGTTTCATTGTAAAGTAGCCAGTTTCTATTGTGTGCATTTCATCTTGCTTAGGTTTAATGCTGTCTTGAAGCATTGTAACGTTGGCACTGCTCAAGCTTTATCCTTTTTGGATCCTTtatcagctccagcagctgtttTGCATGAGTGTGATGGCTGAAGAATACGGATTTCgcaaatcattttcttttttttcccagcattcAGCAATGAGAGATCGTTGTCTGCTTAACAATAATGGCTTTTCCAAAAGTGAAATGTGACAAACAATTTAGAATAAATCAGACCTCGAGGAGTTTAATAGTAAAATTCAATGACCCATCACCAATGTTTTATACATTATGCAAGCTCAGTGCAGACATAGCAGAGAGCATATGCAATTACTGAAGATAATTATCTTATTCTTATGAGGGAAAATGTTGctcagtatttcttctgttaaatAATTGACTGAGGTTTCTAATGTCATTTTGGAAGGAACGTCGCAGACACTTGGAAAtctaataatttaaatttaataatttaaaatggcaaaaataaCACAGGCTGAGTACAGGAGGTGCCGGAATTGTTCTCTAATAAATCTAAAACATTATTAGTTGGGAGATTATAGTATTGGAAGCTGTACCATGTTTGATTCAATAATGAGGGACAGGGTTTGAGTTCACTTCATCACTATCAtcacccagagctgcagcaagtCTTGCTAAGTCAGGTCAGATGTCAGCCATCCATAGAGCACTCACAGTCCACTGCCTGCACATAAGGAACCCGTACAATGTTACCCAAATAAGGCAGTCTGTTGTGGGCAGCCTTCTGAGGGTTCTGAAACtctttgaaaacacagagatctgaaaaaaagagaaaagttaaaACCCCTCCTTCAAACAAAAGGGTGGTGCTGGGTCAGCAGCAGTCTTAGTGATGTGTTTTCAGACCTGTGGCTGGGATGCCATTCTTTGGATGCAACAATAAAGTCAGTAACGCTTCTTCCAAAGTCTTATCTGGTGGCAAATGTGCATGAAAGAAATCTTggtattctttttcttaactgTTTAGCTGTGGGAAAGAATCTTCTTCAGCACAGTGGTGCAATGGATCTCAGTGCTGGTCTCATATTAAATGAACAGGCA encodes:
- the FAM114A2 gene encoding protein FAM114A2, whose product is MSEEDNGVNLKEETSSCEDENEQKVEELGSAESNEEKQPVPMTRKRPEPKAPSQSVGPEKPTTETSKVSEPPASQSGWGYWGSWGKSLLSTASATVATVGQGISNVIEKAETTLGIPSPSEISSETRDATRGGENPSANSTDAAGDGGSFPIAGAFGVLSTISTAVQSTGKTVITGGLDALEFIGKKTMDVIAEGDPGFKKTKGLMNRTSTLSQVLREAKEKEEQQTATEVTMTTEKKAHYGLLFDEFQGLSHLEALEMLSRECESKVKLGLNALSGEELDAVKEEMEQLNEAFSLAEFVEEEEEEKKGDEEFTKEITELFSELRISTKPNKLIMVRTSAHDWIAQFNSSLPKEEKESEENQEVEPGGGDHDVKKSVEDIHAFAIRSLAELTAYSIETFHKTAALFLHGQKQEVTATDRAKSLSQVTIVLCKELSSFSKEFTTCLTIAGVKEKADVLNPLITGVFLEASNSASYIQDAFQLLLPVLQLSLIEARMELSQQ